The window AAGCTGCCTGAGGCTCTGGCCGGCCTTACCAAGGTGGCAATGCCGGCTCCGTTGAAGGCCGCCGCCGAAAAGACTGCCGCGCAGATTCAGGAAGGCTACTCCCAGCTCGCGACTGCAACCGCGCAGTCGACTGACCTGATCCGTGAAACCTACGAGCAGACTGCCGATCAAATGAAGGTCGCCAACCAGAAGGCCTTCGATATGGCCCGCGCCAACATGACCGCCTGTTTCGATCATGTCCGCGCCCTGGCCGAGGCCAAGTCGCTGGCAGAGGTCATCTCGATGCAGTCTGCCTTCGTGCGCGAGTCTGAACCGACCCGGGTTTGTCGGCAACTGTATTCAGCTGGAGCCCTGAGGGACGTACCTCCGGCCACTGGCGATCATGGCATTGAGGGTTACGAGCAGCTTTCGCGCGGTGGCTA is drawn from Phreatobacter oligotrophus and contains these coding sequences:
- a CDS encoding phasin family protein; amino-acid sequence: MNEDTARPKSDNGASNGILFPFNAFDLSADELPKLPEALAGLTKVAMPAPLKAAAEKTAAQIQEGYSQLATATAQSTDLIRETYEQTADQMKVANQKAFDMARANMTACFDHVRALAEAKSLAEVISMQSAFVRESEPTRVCRQLYSAGALRDVPPATGDHGIEGYEQLSRGG